Proteins found in one bacterium genomic segment:
- a CDS encoding AURKAIP1/COX24 domain-containing protein, whose protein sequence is MGSLVKKRRKKMSKHKYRKRIKANRHKKKQ, encoded by the coding sequence TTGGGCTCGCTGGTTAAGAAGCGCCGCAAGAAAATGAGCAAGCACAAGTATCGCAAGCGGATCAAGGCCAACCGCCACAAGAAGAAGCAGTAG